A single region of the Massilia sp. erpn genome encodes:
- the nadB gene encoding L-aspartate oxidase, with translation MKFDVAIVGSGLAGLSVALHLAETRKVAIISKRALLDGASNWAQGGIAAVLDSGDSHEQHIADTLVAGGGLCDEGATRFIVENGRSAIEWLIAQGVPFTRDDSAELGFHLTREGGHSQRRIIHAADATGHAVQVTLEEKVRAHPNISLFEHHCAIDLITTDKLGPRPGHSQPKCHGLYVQDTKTGQVLTFAAEHTVMATGGAGKVYLYTTNPDTASGDGIAMAWRAGCRVSNMEFIQFHPTCLYHPYAKSFLITEAIRGEGGLLKLPPEAGAAAGQRFMLAHDERAELAPRDVVARAIDFEIKKRGLDYVHLDISHKPAEFLIEHFPTIYARCLELGIDITKEAIPIVPAAHYTCGGVVTDLLGRTDLPGLYAVGETACTGLHGANRLASNSLLECVVVGRACADDILSKEKVDAPYLPDWDESRVSDADEEVVIAHNWDELRRFMWNYVGIVRTTKRLERAQHRIALLKEEIDEYYRNFRITHDLLELRNLVDVASMIVNSALQRRESRGLHFSRDYPDTLPKALPSVLTPSRRRN, from the coding sequence ATGAAATTTGATGTAGCCATCGTGGGCAGCGGCCTGGCCGGCCTGTCGGTCGCCCTGCACCTCGCCGAAACACGTAAAGTCGCCATCATTTCCAAACGCGCCCTGCTGGACGGCGCCAGCAACTGGGCCCAGGGCGGCATCGCCGCCGTGCTCGATTCCGGCGACAGCCATGAACAGCATATCGCCGACACCCTGGTGGCCGGCGGCGGCCTGTGCGACGAAGGCGCTACCCGCTTCATTGTCGAAAACGGCCGCAGCGCCATCGAGTGGCTGATCGCCCAGGGCGTGCCCTTCACCCGCGACGACAGCGCGGAACTGGGCTTCCACCTGACGCGCGAGGGCGGCCATAGCCAGCGCCGCATCATCCACGCCGCCGACGCCACCGGCCACGCGGTCCAGGTGACGCTGGAAGAAAAAGTGCGCGCCCACCCGAATATCAGCCTGTTCGAGCACCACTGCGCGATCGACCTGATCACCACGGACAAGCTGGGTCCGCGCCCCGGCCACTCCCAGCCCAAATGCCACGGCCTGTACGTGCAGGATACGAAGACCGGCCAGGTGCTGACCTTCGCCGCCGAACACACGGTGATGGCCACCGGCGGCGCCGGCAAGGTCTATCTCTACACCACCAATCCCGACACCGCCAGCGGCGACGGCATCGCCATGGCCTGGCGTGCCGGCTGCCGCGTGTCGAATATGGAATTCATCCAGTTCCACCCGACCTGCCTGTACCACCCCTACGCCAAGTCTTTCCTGATTACGGAAGCGATCCGCGGCGAAGGCGGCCTGCTCAAGCTGCCGCCGGAAGCGGGCGCCGCGGCCGGCCAGCGCTTCATGCTGGCTCACGACGAGCGTGCCGAACTGGCGCCGCGCGACGTGGTGGCGCGCGCCATCGACTTCGAAATCAAGAAACGCGGCCTGGATTACGTCCATCTGGACATCAGCCACAAGCCGGCCGAATTCCTGATCGAACACTTCCCGACGATTTATGCGCGCTGCCTGGAACTGGGCATCGACATCACCAAGGAAGCGATCCCCATTGTGCCGGCCGCGCATTACACCTGCGGCGGCGTGGTGACCGACCTGCTTGGCCGCACCGACCTGCCCGGCCTGTACGCCGTGGGCGAAACCGCCTGCACCGGCCTGCATGGCGCGAACCGCCTGGCCAGCAATTCCCTGCTCGAATGCGTGGTGGTCGGCCGCGCCTGCGCCGACGATATTCTGTCCAAGGAAAAAGTCGACGCGCCCTATCTGCCGGACTGGGATGAAAGCCGCGTCAGCGACGCCGACGAGGAAGTGGTCATCGCCCACAACTGGGACGAACTGCGCCGCTTCATGTGGAATTATGTGGGCATCGTGCGCACCACCAAGCGCCTGGAACGCGCCCAGCACCGCATCGCCCTGCTGAAAGAGGAAATCGACGAGTATTACCGCAACTTCCGCATCACCCATGACTTGCTCGAGCTGCGCAATCTGGTCGATGTGGCCTCGATGATCGTCAACAGCGCCTTGCAGCGCCGCGAAAGCCGGGGCCTGCACTTCAGCCGCGATTATCCGGACACTCTGCCCAAGGCGCTGCCCAGCGTGCTGACGCCTTCGCGCCGCCGCAACTAA